One Methylosinus sp. C49 DNA segment encodes these proteins:
- a CDS encoding glycosyltransferase family 4 protein → MLIFVNRYFYPDHSATSQMSSDLAFGLRARGHDVRVIASRLRYDAPEDPLPAHETVGGVELFRVWTSRFGRGNLIGRAIDYATFYLSAAWRLLRLARAGDIVIAETDPPMLSVIVAPIAYWRGALLVNWLQDLFPEVAASVGLGRRRLPPFVYGGLHMLRNASLRSAAMNVALGEKMSERLSSLGLASDRIAVIPNWADAELIRPVAPKDNPARKEWGLDGAFVVGYSGNLGRAHDYRAMLGAIERLNEASSETPIIRWLFIGGGALYDALARELRAKGLQDVLFAPYQPRERLSESLSTADVHLVCLRPDLEGAVVPSKFYGVAAAGRPTIFIGDFDGEIARIVRRDDLGCVAPQGDGEQLAAQILALARDPDRCRDIGERARRLCVEKLDKRVALDRWERLLERLSSRRCGGA, encoded by the coding sequence ATGCTGATTTTCGTGAACCGCTATTTCTACCCGGACCATTCGGCGACGAGCCAGATGTCGTCCGATCTCGCATTCGGATTGCGCGCGCGTGGGCATGATGTGCGCGTCATAGCCTCGCGTCTGCGATATGATGCGCCCGAGGATCCCTTGCCGGCTCATGAGACCGTCGGAGGGGTAGAGCTGTTTCGCGTGTGGACGTCGCGCTTCGGTCGCGGCAATCTCATCGGTCGGGCGATCGACTACGCGACCTTCTATTTATCCGCAGCTTGGCGTCTCCTGCGATTGGCGCGCGCCGGAGACATTGTCATCGCCGAGACCGACCCTCCCATGCTGTCCGTCATTGTCGCTCCAATTGCGTATTGGCGGGGCGCGCTGCTGGTGAATTGGCTGCAGGATCTGTTTCCAGAGGTCGCAGCGTCCGTAGGGCTGGGCCGGCGGCGGCTTCCGCCTTTCGTCTACGGCGGGCTTCACATGCTGCGCAACGCATCGCTGCGCTCGGCGGCGATGAATGTGGCGCTCGGCGAAAAAATGTCGGAGCGATTGTCTTCGCTCGGCCTCGCGTCGGATCGCATCGCCGTCATTCCGAATTGGGCCGATGCGGAGCTGATCCGGCCCGTTGCGCCAAAGGACAATCCGGCGCGGAAGGAATGGGGGCTCGATGGCGCTTTTGTCGTGGGCTATTCGGGCAACCTCGGGCGCGCGCATGATTATCGCGCTATGCTGGGCGCCATCGAGAGGCTGAACGAGGCGTCCTCGGAGACCCCGATAATTCGATGGCTGTTCATAGGGGGAGGCGCGCTTTACGACGCCCTCGCGCGGGAGTTGCGCGCAAAGGGGCTTCAGGATGTTCTATTCGCGCCCTACCAGCCGCGCGAGCGCCTTTCGGAGAGCTTGTCGACGGCGGATGTGCATCTCGTATGCTTACGACCCGATCTCGAGGGCGCGGTCGTGCCGAGTAAATTCTATGGCGTCGCCGCGGCAGGTCGCCCGACCATTTTCATCGGCGATTTCGATGGCGAAATCGCGCGGATCGTCAGACGAGACGATCTCGGCTGCGTAGCGCCGCAGGGCGACGGCGAGCAGCTGGCTGCGCAGATTTTGGCGCTCGCGCGGGACCCCGATCGTTGCAGAGACATTGGCGAGAGGGCGCGTCGGCTCTGCGTGGAAAAGCTCGATAAGCGCGTGGCTCTCGATCGTTGGGAGCGGTTGCTGGAGCGCCTCTCGTCGAGACGCTGCGGCGGCGCTTGA
- a CDS encoding acyltransferase produces the protein MRKWLKLKPLVAKSGEMLHLDALRFLASLGIVFHHSKEFMLSSAANERSDGLALFVDMFFIISGYVISYVYFERIHDLGSYGGFLKKRVARLFPLHLLTLVVSAILYAGFSALQLPSRHTPSFSPLCIADTALLLHTVIECGNHLYFNGVNWSISVEMMMYLAFPITLILARSARQRDVLVIATICIAIIFGEIRRYGLAFSVHDWIDAGSFHPLLRGVFGFGVGVALFRLRHLLAPITPPFPILAGGLLAILAAMLAGQSPLLILALIVLLVTGAVARDVHATATPSLRRIAPFGQLTYSIYMWHNLFILVFINIVGDKLMRGSGIAIAALTLLCYVLIFATSLLSFHLFETPMRRAIDRISVFGKAHAQKSRVAS, from the coding sequence ATGCGGAAGTGGTTGAAGCTGAAGCCGCTCGTGGCGAAATCGGGGGAGATGCTGCACCTCGACGCGCTTCGCTTTCTCGCCTCTCTCGGAATCGTGTTTCATCATTCCAAAGAGTTCATGCTCTCTTCCGCCGCCAATGAGCGCTCGGATGGCCTGGCTCTATTCGTCGACATGTTTTTCATCATATCTGGATATGTCATATCCTACGTGTATTTCGAGCGCATCCACGATCTCGGCTCCTATGGCGGCTTTTTGAAGAAGCGCGTCGCGAGACTATTCCCGCTTCATCTGCTGACCCTCGTCGTGTCCGCGATCCTCTATGCTGGCTTTTCGGCGCTGCAGCTGCCGAGCCGGCACACGCCATCCTTCAGCCCGCTGTGCATAGCGGATACGGCCCTATTGCTGCATACTGTCATCGAATGCGGAAATCACCTGTATTTCAACGGTGTCAACTGGTCGATCAGCGTCGAAATGATGATGTATCTCGCCTTTCCGATCACCCTTATTCTCGCACGAAGCGCCCGGCAGAGAGATGTTCTCGTCATCGCGACGATCTGCATCGCGATCATATTCGGGGAAATTCGCCGATATGGCCTCGCTTTCAGCGTTCATGATTGGATCGACGCCGGGAGCTTTCATCCGCTTCTGCGTGGCGTTTTCGGCTTCGGCGTCGGCGTGGCGCTGTTCCGGCTCCGTCATCTCCTCGCGCCCATCACGCCGCCTTTTCCCATTCTCGCGGGCGGCCTGCTGGCGATTCTGGCAGCGATGCTCGCGGGACAATCACCCTTGCTGATCTTGGCTCTGATCGTCTTGCTCGTGACGGGCGCTGTCGCGCGCGACGTCCACGCGACCGCCACGCCGAGCCTGAGGCGGATCGCCCCATTCGGACAGCTCACCTATTCGATCTATATGTGGCACAATTTATTTATTCTGGTCTTTATCAACATCGTCGGCGACAAGCTCATGAGGGGAAGCGGAATCGCGATCGCCGCGCTGACGCTCCTCTGCTATGTGCTCATCTTCGCGACGAGCCTGCTTTCATTTCATTTGTTCGAGACGCCGATGCGGCGCGCGATCGATCGGATTTCCGTCTTCGGCAAAGCGCACGCGCAGAAATCGCGTGTCGCGAGCTGA
- a CDS encoding glycosyltransferase family 4 protein produces MSSRNSLEIIQVVQEFSRDGGVETVAFELAKAFTRAGARNSVVAAVVADDGDAPSEIAQITPWLSCVPTRGAMRHIGRLVVMPIFTLAATLALRRRARAARIISHGDCLRGDILVVHAVNAESLALKRKAGNWGWLLNPMHYWVALRDRWMIGGLRYRKYVAVSSRVREELQSHYNVPAERIRIIYNGIDLDRFQATEEARAQIRSEFGIPRDARLLLFVGHEFARKGLAPLIEALALLGERYWLAVVGSDNPARYRKLAEQAESRVVFCGARRDVAAFYAAADAFVLPTAYETFSLVSMEAMAAGLPVFATRVGGIEDYLQDGVNGLTIERNARNIVEKLRSAFEDEAGFATLRAGARTTAESFGWDSVATKYLELLKELEAEEPAAAKR; encoded by the coding sequence ATGAGCTCACGCAATTCACTCGAAATCATTCAGGTCGTGCAAGAATTCAGCAGAGACGGCGGCGTCGAGACAGTCGCCTTCGAGCTCGCGAAAGCCTTCACGCGCGCCGGAGCGCGCAATAGCGTCGTGGCCGCGGTCGTCGCCGACGATGGCGACGCGCCGTCCGAGATCGCGCAGATCACGCCATGGCTCTCGTGCGTGCCGACGCGCGGCGCCATGCGCCATATCGGCCGGCTCGTCGTCATGCCGATATTCACGCTCGCCGCGACGCTGGCCCTTCGGCGCCGCGCGCGGGCGGCGCGGATCATCAGCCATGGCGATTGCCTGCGCGGCGACATTCTCGTCGTTCACGCCGTGAATGCAGAAAGTCTCGCGCTGAAGCGCAAGGCCGGCAATTGGGGCTGGCTGCTCAATCCTATGCATTATTGGGTCGCCCTGCGTGACCGATGGATGATCGGCGGGCTCCGCTACCGTAAATACGTCGCCGTCTCCTCTCGCGTCCGCGAAGAATTGCAATCGCATTACAATGTCCCCGCCGAGCGCATTCGCATCATCTACAATGGCATCGATCTCGATCGTTTCCAAGCCACGGAGGAAGCGCGCGCGCAGATTCGCAGCGAGTTCGGAATACCGCGCGACGCCCGGCTGCTGCTGTTCGTCGGACATGAATTTGCGCGCAAGGGCCTCGCTCCGCTGATCGAAGCGCTCGCGCTTCTGGGTGAGCGCTATTGGCTGGCGGTGGTCGGCTCCGACAATCCAGCGCGCTACAGAAAGCTCGCCGAGCAAGCCGAAAGCCGCGTCGTCTTTTGCGGCGCTCGGCGTGACGTCGCCGCCTTTTATGCCGCGGCCGACGCTTTCGTGCTGCCGACCGCCTATGAGACTTTCTCGCTCGTCAGCATGGAGGCGATGGCGGCCGGCCTCCCCGTCTTCGCGACCCGCGTCGGCGGGATCGAAGACTATCTGCAGGACGGCGTGAACGGCTTAACGATCGAGCGGAACGCCCGAAATATTGTAGAAAAACTGCGCTCCGCCTTCGAGGACGAGGCCGGTTTCGCGACGTTGCGGGCCGGCGCCCGCACCACCGCAGAGAGCTTCGGCTGGGACAGCGTCGCGACGAAATATCTAGAATTGTTAAAGGAATTAGAAGCTGAAGAGCCGGCAGCAGCCAAGCGATGA
- a CDS encoding glycosyltransferase, whose translation MSDLRSAPSPLRVVSVAHSAVGQKGGRQRYTPLLRQSDLDLHLVVPKNWREFGRSLTGEPAADPAMQLHVLPILFPNAGPLNWYLHFYPRLPRLLRKLRPHVLHLWEEPWSMVALQAALTKQDAALVLEVDQNILKTLPPPFETIRRFVLKKCAHILARSPDAEAVVRAGGYEGPVTMIGYGVDQDCFRPDGATTPRGAGLRIGYVGRLVEEKGLDDVLDAIARAEASVSLDLIGAGPHEGKLRARVAQLGLGDRVSFRDWAAPHEVAQFMRGLDALILFTRTTPRVREQFGRVIIEAQSCGVPVIGSTGGAIPDVIGEGGWVAPERDSAALARLLDDIAAGKYDLRAKSRAALENVAARFTYEEVARTLRRAWLEAHDAPSIRA comes from the coding sequence GTGTCTGACCTTCGCAGCGCCCCCTCCCCTCTACGCGTCGTTTCCGTCGCGCATTCCGCCGTCGGCCAGAAAGGCGGACGGCAGCGCTACACGCCCCTGCTCCGGCAGAGCGATCTCGATCTGCATCTCGTCGTGCCGAAAAATTGGCGTGAGTTCGGCCGCTCGCTCACCGGCGAGCCCGCAGCCGATCCCGCGATGCAGCTGCATGTGCTGCCGATCCTGTTTCCGAACGCTGGGCCGTTGAACTGGTATCTGCATTTCTATCCGCGCCTCCCGCGCCTGCTGCGCAAGCTGCGGCCGCATGTGCTTCATCTTTGGGAAGAGCCTTGGAGCATGGTGGCGCTGCAAGCCGCGCTGACGAAGCAGGATGCGGCGCTCGTGCTCGAGGTCGATCAGAACATTCTCAAAACCCTGCCGCCGCCCTTCGAGACTATTCGCCGCTTCGTGCTGAAGAAATGCGCGCATATTCTCGCGCGCAGCCCGGACGCCGAGGCCGTGGTGAGGGCCGGCGGCTATGAGGGGCCGGTCACGATGATCGGCTATGGCGTGGATCAGGACTGCTTTCGTCCCGACGGAGCCACGACGCCGCGGGGCGCGGGATTGCGCATCGGCTATGTCGGCCGTCTCGTCGAGGAGAAGGGACTCGATGATGTGCTGGATGCGATCGCGCGCGCGGAGGCCAGTGTCAGCCTCGATCTGATCGGAGCCGGCCCGCATGAAGGCAAATTGCGCGCGCGCGTCGCGCAGCTCGGTCTCGGCGACCGCGTGAGCTTTCGCGATTGGGCGGCGCCGCATGAGGTCGCGCAATTCATGCGCGGGCTCGACGCGCTGATCTTGTTCACGCGCACGACGCCGCGCGTCCGCGAGCAATTCGGCCGCGTCATCATCGAGGCGCAGAGCTGCGGCGTGCCGGTGATCGGCTCCACCGGCGGCGCGATCCCCGATGTGATCGGCGAAGGCGGATGGGTCGCGCCCGAGCGCGACAGCGCGGCGCTCGCGCGCCTGCTCGACGACATCGCCGCCGGAAAATACGATCTGCGCGCGAAATCACGCGCTGCGCTGGAGAATGTCGCCGCGCGCTTCACCTATGAAGAGGTCGCGCGCACGCTGCGGCGCGCTTGGCTCGAGGCCCATGATGCGCCGTCGATCAGGGCTTAG
- a CDS encoding polysaccharide deacetylase family protein: MSFASSLTDILPMEAALRPIGALLDRARGARGCLLTFHRAAPSALWARLPNRNFYLDLAYLDRLLAYLKAQRWSIVTMEEAIERAAADRPGDRFVNFSVDDCYRDSFEEIVPLFRAHEAPVTLFVTTGIPDGTMSMWHAGLEDIILSQDQIAHDGRTVEVETAQEKRAAYATIERAWEGPRAGALYSAFCAENGFDEKRLREKHALSWDMLQLLARDPLVEIGAHTVDHPRVSALVEAEALAELEACRRRLRERLGLEIRHFAFPFGRAADAGERDFALARRAGFSSAATTRKGVMRRPSNMFSLPRNTLNGGAKSLAMAEMHLTGASGIVARMLGRV; this comes from the coding sequence ATGAGTTTCGCGTCGAGCTTGACAGACATTCTGCCGATGGAGGCCGCGCTGCGACCCATCGGCGCGCTCCTCGACAGGGCGAGAGGCGCGCGCGGCTGTCTACTCACCTTTCATCGCGCCGCGCCGAGCGCGCTATGGGCGCGGCTGCCCAATCGCAATTTCTATCTCGATCTCGCCTATCTCGATCGCCTGCTCGCCTATCTGAAGGCGCAGCGCTGGTCGATCGTGACGATGGAAGAGGCGATAGAGCGCGCCGCCGCCGATCGCCCCGGCGACCGCTTCGTGAATTTTTCCGTCGATGATTGCTACCGCGACAGTTTCGAGGAGATCGTCCCGCTGTTTCGCGCGCATGAAGCGCCGGTGACGCTCTTCGTGACCACGGGCATTCCCGATGGAACAATGTCGATGTGGCACGCCGGCCTCGAGGACATCATCCTGAGCCAAGACCAGATTGCTCACGACGGGCGGACAGTGGAAGTCGAAACCGCGCAAGAGAAGCGCGCCGCCTATGCGACGATAGAGAGAGCGTGGGAAGGACCGCGAGCAGGCGCGCTCTATTCGGCCTTTTGCGCGGAAAATGGATTCGACGAGAAGCGGCTGCGCGAGAAGCACGCCCTCTCATGGGACATGCTGCAATTGCTGGCCCGCGATCCGCTCGTCGAGATCGGCGCGCATACGGTCGATCATCCGCGCGTCTCGGCGCTCGTCGAAGCGGAGGCGCTCGCCGAATTGGAAGCCTGCCGTCGGCGGCTGCGCGAGCGGCTCGGCCTCGAGATTCGACATTTCGCCTTTCCCTTCGGCCGCGCGGCCGACGCCGGCGAGCGTGATTTCGCGCTCGCGCGGCGAGCGGGCTTTTCCTCTGCGGCGACGACGCGCAAAGGCGTGATGCGGCGCCCGAGCAATATGTTCAGCCTGCCGCGCAACACGCTCAATGGCGGCGCGAAAAGTCTTGCGATGGCCGAGATGCATTTGACCGGCGCGTCCGGCATTGTCGCGAGGATGCTCGGCCGTGTCTGA
- a CDS encoding lipid II flippase MurJ: MSWKERLRGSAPPQSPPSTPAAPTRAAPRKMAALLMLGALASKILGFAREILMAQVLGASLLADGYRGAVTVILLPLCFLQNESAPAILIPMLQRAQSEGRAPRLLASLCCALTLAAIAVMLCVQALGAWWIDLMLGGFTPEAKALTLSYVEIMSVAMPASVLVNTLAAGEIALGKTRLSNLRAGLLNLSMIIGLALYAFLGWFGALAWPFTLSFNALALFGLWSRYGERTLDPSGAHPAMILAAGREFLWRLRPLLAIPFAEQTQVWIERLAASRNVTGAVASLDYSRTLSDTALLLVSQPIGLAYMSSYRKDESHHQIEAIARLILALTVPASAFVFVFASDIVRLVFFRGAFSETGLLLASATLRGVSIGLWASTLGWILLRHLNSEGRNARATLIVVGAYLVNIVINALGARLAPPLGLGMLLIGLGESARSLTLLAGTTWTLPNRGRLMSLICVAAAPGAAMLAVGWMIETQASALAPRLIAGVAACAVCTAAGSFLLLPQLRDASLSKLRILLRTGEAP; the protein is encoded by the coding sequence ATGAGCTGGAAAGAGCGCCTTCGCGGCTCGGCGCCGCCGCAGAGCCCTCCGAGCACGCCCGCGGCGCCGACGCGCGCCGCGCCGCGCAAAATGGCCGCGCTGCTGATGCTCGGCGCGCTCGCCAGCAAGATTCTCGGCTTCGCGCGCGAGATATTGATGGCGCAAGTGCTGGGCGCGTCGCTGCTCGCCGACGGTTACAGAGGCGCCGTCACCGTGATCTTGCTCCCCTTGTGCTTTCTGCAGAATGAGAGCGCGCCGGCCATTCTGATCCCCATGCTGCAACGCGCCCAGTCGGAAGGGCGCGCCCCGCGCCTGCTCGCCTCGCTCTGCTGCGCGCTGACGCTCGCCGCCATTGCGGTGATGCTCTGCGTGCAGGCGCTCGGCGCCTGGTGGATCGATCTGATGCTCGGCGGCTTCACGCCCGAGGCCAAGGCGCTGACGTTGAGCTATGTCGAGATCATGAGCGTCGCTATGCCGGCCTCCGTGCTCGTGAACACGCTGGCGGCGGGCGAGATCGCGCTCGGCAAGACGCGGCTCTCCAATCTGCGCGCCGGCCTTTTGAATCTGTCGATGATCATCGGCCTCGCTCTCTATGCCTTCCTCGGCTGGTTCGGCGCGCTCGCCTGGCCCTTCACGCTCTCCTTCAACGCCTTGGCGCTGTTCGGCCTCTGGTCGCGCTATGGGGAGCGCACGCTGGACCCGAGCGGCGCGCATCCGGCAATGATCCTCGCCGCCGGACGCGAGTTTCTGTGGCGCCTGCGCCCGCTGCTCGCGATTCCTTTCGCGGAACAGACGCAGGTCTGGATCGAGCGCTTGGCGGCCTCGCGAAACGTCACCGGCGCGGTGGCCTCGCTCGACTATTCGCGCACGCTCTCGGACACGGCGCTGCTGCTCGTCAGCCAGCCGATCGGGCTCGCTTATATGTCGAGCTATCGGAAGGACGAGAGCCATCATCAGATCGAAGCCATAGCCCGCCTCATCCTCGCGCTCACCGTCCCGGCGTCCGCCTTCGTCTTCGTCTTCGCCTCCGATATCGTGCGACTGGTGTTTTTCCGCGGCGCCTTCTCGGAGACAGGACTGCTGCTCGCGAGCGCGACGCTGCGCGGCGTCTCTATCGGCCTTTGGGCCTCGACGCTCGGATGGATTCTCCTGCGGCATCTCAACAGCGAGGGCCGCAATGCGCGAGCGACGTTGATCGTCGTCGGCGCCTATCTCGTCAATATCGTCATCAATGCGCTCGGCGCTCGGCTGGCGCCGCCGCTCGGACTCGGCATGCTGCTGATCGGCCTCGGCGAGAGCGCGCGCAGCCTCACATTGCTGGCCGGGACGACATGGACCTTGCCCAATCGTGGGCGGTTAATGTCGCTGATATGCGTGGCGGCCGCGCCCGGCGCCGCCATGCTGGCGGTGGGATGGATGATCGAGACGCAAGCGAGCGCCCTGGCGCCGCGGCTCATCGCCGGCGTCGCTGCTTGCGCAGTCTGCACGGCGGCCGGATCATTCCTGCTGCTGCCGCAATTGCGCGATGCGAGTCTTTCGAAGCTGCGAATATTGCTCAGAACAGGAGAGGCGCCATGA
- a CDS encoding O-antigen ligase family protein: protein MTSFAGARTDNGLRREAAPSARDQSSGCAAALATLLIAGAIGPFLGAPARALYVVACAAVGWWTWRRGPSAHVGAALLLFLFTPFVRRLVDVRLGYDTSSLMLVGPLACLMAPLHHLLGFMGSTGRMRRMEPLLMVIACVVYAMILTLFKGEWMSAARDAVKWFAPLLYAMLLAETADRDEILAAVTNVFAIALPIIGVYGVVQYVDPAIWDRYWMRNAPITSIGQPVPYGVRVFSTMNAPAGFATFTAVGLLLVWFRKSDWLSQIATAPAALALFLSLYRTAWISLVVAMLFCAAFRATRGRSFVMMFGLCAATIIALIATPFGESISARLATFSEGSRDGSARERLDQYFALWNLSDSSLIGAGFTTVDTGVAGSQPVDGMIIACWQSMGIVFGLICLFALIWVAVSAIVGALSDGHAASVMLGAFGAFFLVQLPLAGIGSGEAGFLFWTFMALALSSVPARGLRHGPDIGRRR from the coding sequence ATGACGAGCTTCGCTGGCGCCAGAACAGACAACGGCCTTCGCCGCGAGGCGGCGCCGAGCGCGCGCGATCAATCGAGCGGATGCGCCGCAGCGCTGGCGACATTGCTGATCGCCGGCGCTATCGGGCCTTTCCTCGGCGCGCCCGCCCGCGCGCTCTACGTGGTCGCCTGCGCAGCCGTCGGATGGTGGACCTGGCGGCGCGGACCCTCGGCTCATGTCGGCGCCGCGCTGCTCCTGTTTCTCTTCACGCCCTTTGTGAGGCGGCTGGTCGACGTTCGCCTCGGCTATGATACGAGCAGCTTGATGCTGGTGGGGCCGCTGGCCTGCCTCATGGCGCCTCTTCATCACCTTCTCGGCTTCATGGGCTCGACAGGCCGAATGCGGCGCATGGAGCCTTTGCTCATGGTCATCGCCTGCGTCGTCTATGCGATGATCCTCACTTTGTTCAAAGGTGAATGGATGAGCGCCGCGCGCGACGCCGTCAAATGGTTCGCTCCCCTGCTCTACGCCATGCTGCTCGCGGAAACCGCCGACAGGGACGAAATTCTCGCCGCCGTCACCAATGTCTTCGCGATCGCTTTGCCGATCATCGGCGTCTATGGCGTCGTGCAATATGTCGATCCAGCCATCTGGGATCGCTATTGGATGCGGAATGCGCCGATCACCTCTATCGGCCAGCCCGTCCCCTATGGCGTGCGCGTCTTCAGCACGATGAACGCCCCCGCGGGCTTTGCGACCTTCACCGCCGTCGGGCTGCTGCTCGTATGGTTTCGCAAGAGCGATTGGCTGTCGCAGATCGCCACCGCGCCCGCGGCGCTCGCGCTGTTTCTTTCGCTCTATCGCACAGCCTGGATATCGCTCGTCGTGGCCATGCTGTTCTGCGCCGCGTTCCGCGCCACGCGCGGACGCTCATTCGTCATGATGTTCGGCCTATGCGCAGCGACCATCATCGCTTTGATCGCGACGCCCTTCGGCGAGTCGATCAGCGCGCGATTGGCGACCTTCTCGGAAGGCAGCCGCGACGGCAGCGCGCGCGAGCGCCTCGATCAATATTTCGCATTGTGGAATCTTTCCGACAGCTCGCTGATCGGCGCCGGTTTCACCACGGTCGACACGGGCGTCGCCGGCTCGCAGCCGGTCGATGGAATGATCATCGCCTGCTGGCAGTCGATGGGAATCGTCTTCGGCCTCATCTGCCTCTTCGCGCTGATATGGGTCGCCGTCTCGGCGATCGTCGGCGCGCTGAGCGACGGCCACGCGGCAAGCGTCATGCTCGGCGCATTCGGCGCCTTCTTCCTCGTCCAATTGCCGCTCGCCGGCATAGGCTCGGGCGAAGCGGGCTTTCTCTTCTGGACCTTCATGGCGCTCGCTCTCTCCTCCGTCCCGGCCCGCGGACTGCGTCACGGCCCCGACATCGGGCGGCGCCGATGA
- a CDS encoding polysaccharide biosynthesis tyrosine autokinase produces the protein MAYDNLGATVSDMETRRATSAAAAPPGHGLLAALWRRKAIFSVIFIAILGAVVAALLVLPVQYMATGSVIVAEQEPGDNNSSAVWAQKAGDPADMESQLLIIGSSRVLKAAIAAPGVFELALQDCAASKGIGALLETLGRRSGCDKLREDADALVEFVRPRYSIGNVGRSRVISISYQSTRPEIAQKMANALIAAFLEDQRANLSSGRQHAADWLWAEVHRLETELRDDDGKIQEYKRKKGLARGTNALIDSERLTSLTQQLSTAEATRAEASARLREISANKGKGLADSPAVLASRSVSDLKQQLTMIEIRLASTRTTLGDRHPALRELEQERDIAQRRLAAEVAGVAAAVKRNYEAANSLVASLKAKVEGAKIEVGDAMIDQGSIETLVHGVDMKRRQYSELYKRASELDADRRVLNGSTRLVGMAELPNQPYFPKKLPFLAAGLTLATLLGATAAILRDRFDKSLRGSAELTALAGDALCVELPHLRGAHGKLFGRRERRDRALPLMALAKLAESDETTQRQLFEIYSSARIGEAKGSRIIAVTSPAHGDGKTFLTLALAQFVATMGHRVLVVECDRANPCFDSALGLEHGPGLLEALDGTASLRDCVTGTASRLLDALPLGASGEAAPPQIGKRIETVLKATRDYDLVLLDCPPADALDARLLVRQADSILLCARAGGSSAEEALAASEALTASGGRLLGVVVNLAERDEPLFSRR, from the coding sequence ATGGCCTATGACAATCTAGGCGCAACTGTCTCCGACATGGAGACGCGGCGCGCGACGAGCGCCGCCGCCGCCCCGCCGGGACATGGCCTGCTCGCCGCGCTGTGGCGACGCAAGGCGATATTTTCGGTCATTTTCATCGCCATTCTCGGCGCCGTCGTCGCAGCGCTCCTCGTGCTGCCGGTCCAATATATGGCGACGGGATCGGTGATCGTCGCCGAGCAGGAGCCCGGCGACAATAATTCTTCCGCCGTTTGGGCGCAGAAGGCCGGCGATCCCGCCGATATGGAGAGTCAGCTTCTCATCATCGGCTCGTCGCGCGTGCTGAAGGCGGCGATCGCCGCGCCCGGCGTATTCGAATTGGCGCTGCAAGATTGCGCTGCGAGCAAAGGGATCGGCGCATTGCTGGAGACGCTCGGCCGCCGCTCCGGCTGCGACAAGCTCCGCGAGGACGCCGACGCGCTCGTCGAATTCGTCCGCCCGCGCTACTCCATCGGCAATGTCGGACGATCGCGCGTCATCAGCATTTCATACCAATCCACTCGGCCGGAAATCGCGCAGAAGATGGCCAATGCGCTGATCGCCGCCTTCCTCGAGGATCAGCGCGCAAATCTTTCGTCCGGGCGCCAACACGCCGCGGATTGGCTATGGGCCGAGGTTCATCGGCTCGAGACCGAATTGCGCGATGATGACGGCAAGATTCAAGAATACAAGCGCAAGAAGGGCCTCGCGCGCGGAACCAATGCGCTGATCGACTCCGAACGCCTGACCAGCCTCACGCAGCAGCTTTCCACCGCCGAGGCCACGCGCGCGGAGGCGTCGGCGCGGCTGAGGGAGATCTCCGCGAACAAAGGAAAAGGCTTGGCCGACTCGCCTGCGGTGCTGGCGAGCCGCAGCGTTTCCGATCTCAAGCAGCAGCTCACTATGATCGAGATCCGGCTCGCTTCCACCCGGACGACGCTCGGCGATCGCCATCCCGCCCTGCGCGAGCTGGAGCAGGAGCGCGACATCGCCCAGCGACGGCTCGCCGCCGAGGTCGCCGGCGTCGCCGCCGCGGTGAAACGCAATTACGAAGCCGCCAACTCGCTCGTCGCCTCGCTGAAAGCCAAGGTGGAAGGCGCCAAGATAGAGGTCGGCGACGCAATGATCGACCAGGGCTCCATAGAGACGCTGGTGCATGGCGTCGATATGAAGAGGCGCCAATATTCCGAGCTCTACAAGCGCGCCAGCGAGCTCGACGCCGATCGGCGCGTGCTGAACGGAAGCACGCGCCTCGTCGGCATGGCCGAACTGCCCAATCAACCGTACTTCCCGAAGAAGCTGCCATTCCTCGCTGCTGGATTGACGCTGGCGACGCTGCTCGGAGCCACAGCGGCGATTTTGCGCGACCGCTTCGACAAGAGCCTGCGTGGCTCGGCCGAGCTCACCGCTCTCGCCGGCGACGCGCTCTGCGTCGAGCTGCCGCATTTGCGCGGCGCGCATGGCAAGCTCTTCGGCCGGCGCGAGCGTCGAGATCGCGCCCTGCCTTTGATGGCTCTCGCCAAGCTCGCGGAGAGCGACGAGACTACGCAACGCCAGCTGTTCGAGATCTATTCGAGCGCGCGCATCGGCGAGGCGAAAGGTTCGAGGATCATCGCCGTGACCTCTCCCGCGCACGGCGACGGCAAGACGTTCCTCACTCTGGCCCTGGCGCAATTCGTGGCGACGATGGGGCATCGCGTGCTGGTCGTAGAATGCGACCGCGCCAATCCTTGCTTCGACTCCGCGCTCGGCCTCGAGCATGGGCCGGGTCTGCTCGAGGCGCTGGACGGAACGGCCTCTCTGCGGGACTGCGTGACGGGAACCGCCTCGCGACTGCTCGACGCCTTGCCGCTCGGCGCCTCCGGCGAAGCGGCGCCGCCGCAGATCGGCAAGCGTATCGAGACCGTGCTGAAAGCGACGCGCGACTATGATCTCGTCCTGCTCGACTGCCCGCCAGCGGATGCATTGGACGCGCGCCTTCTGGTTCGTCAGGCGGATTCGATCCTGCTCTGCGCGCGCGCTGGAGGAAGCTCTGCGGAGGAAGCGCTCGCAGCGAGCGAGGCGCTCACAGCATCCGGCGGGCGGCTGCTCGGCGTCGTCGTCAATTTGGCGGAGCGCGACGAGCCGCTGTTCTCGAGGCGATGA